A stretch of DNA from Campylobacteraceae bacterium:
TGGTTTAAAACATGAAGTAGTTGTTACTTTAATGGACTTACCTCCTGGGTGTACGGGTGCACATGATGTAGCTTTTTATGAAAAAACATTACGTGCTATCTTAGACAGTGGAATAGCTTATGATTCCATATGTTTTAAAGATGCCTCAGGAACATCAAGCCCTAATAAAATTTATGAAACCATTAAAATGGCAAGAAAACTTGTGGGAATTGATACTCATATACGATTACATACTCATGAAACTGCTGGTGTTTCAGTATCTTGTTATTTAGCAGCACTAGAAGCAGGGGCTGATGGAATAGATTTAGCAGCCAGTCCTGTTTCAGGAGGAACTTCACAACCCGATATTCTTACTATGATGCATGCGGTTAAAGGTATGAATTATGATTTGGGTGGTTTAGAAATTGAAAAAATTCTTAAATACGAAGAAGTGTTAAAAGATCAATTAAAAGATTATTTTTTACCACCAGAAGCAAGTGCTGTATCTCCTTTAATTCCTTTTTCACCCATGCCTGGTGGGGCATTAACTGCAAATACCCAAATGATGAGAGACAATGGGACGCTAGAACGTTTTCCTGAAGTTATTAAAGCTATGAGAGAAGTAGTTGAGAAAGGTGGTTATGGTACTTCTGTAACTCCTGTATCCCAATTTTATTGGCAACAAGCCTATGCAAATGTAATGTTTGGTCCTTGGAAACAAATTGCTCCTGGTTATGGAAAAATGGTACTTGGTTATTTTGGAAAAACTCCTGTTACTCCAGATGCAGATGTCATTAAATTTGCGAGTGAGAAACTAAAACTTGAACCAACAAGTAGAAATCCTTTAGATATTGCAGATGAAGATGAAAGAAAAACACTTAAATTTTGGGAAAACAGACTTAAAGAAGAAAATATTGAAATAAATGAAGAGAATGTTTTTATTGCAGCTGCTTGTGATGAAAAAGGTATTTTATTTCTAAAAGGTGAATCCCCTTTAAATATAAGAAAAATAAGCGATGCTTGTGAAGATGATACAGAATGTACAATAGGAGAGAATAAAACTATGAAAAATGTTAGCGGTAATTATACAGTTGTAGTAGATGGTCAAAAGTTTAATGTAACAGTGGCAGAAGGTAGTGCTGATATTCAAGTAACACCTCTTGCAGTTGATGAGACATCTCACCATACTTTAAGTGCGGACGGTGAATCTATTGATGCTGTTGTAAATGGCTCAGTTTGGAAAGTACTTGTAAAAGTAGGCGATAAAGTAGAAAAAGATCAAACCTTAATGATTTTAGAAGCCATGAAAATGGAAATTGATATTAATTCACCTATTGCTGGAACCGTAGGACAAATTTTGGTTGCTACAAATGACAGTGTAGATGAAGGTCAATCTTTAGTCGTAATTAACTAGAGGCATGAAGATGAAAAAAAGTTTTATAATTTCAATCTTTATTGTATTTATGACAATGTTTTGCGCAAATGCAGCAAGTACTGCTGCAAGTGAAAATACAATTACTAAAGAATACCAAGCCAAAAGTTTATCTGAGCTTATGCATTCTTTTTATCAAACAACAGGTATTAATGCACTTTTAAATCCCAAAGTTGGTGTATTAGATGCTAATGGTAATGAGATGAGCCTTTTTGCACAAAGTTCAGGAAGAATTATAATGGTTCTTATTTGTTTTGTTTTATTATTTTTGGCAATTAACAAAGGTTTTGAACCGCTATTACTTATTCCTATTGGTTTTGGTGGAATACTAGCTAATATTCCTATTGCTGATATCGCAGGTCCTAATGGAATGCTTGGAATTATTTACAACATGGGTATTGGAAATGGATTTTTCCCTCTTCTTATTTTTATGGGAGTGGGAGCAATGACAGATTTTGGACCTTTATTGTCAAATCCTAAAACAGCCCTACTTGGTGGTGCTGCTCAATTTGGGATCTTTGGTTCATTAGTTGGAGCTGTTGTTCTAACGCAGTATGTTCCAGGAATTGAATTTACTTTACAACAAAGTGCTGCTATTTCTATTATTGGTGGAGCTGATGGCCCTACTTCTATTTTTATAGCCAATGCACTTGCGCCTGAATTATTAGGTGCAATTGCTGTTGCCGCATATTCATACATGGCACTGGTACCTGTTATTCAACCTCCAATTATGCGGGCTTTTACCACATTAGAAGAGCGTAAAATCAGAATGAAAACATCAAGAAAAGTTTCAAAATTAGAAAAAATTGTATTTCCTTTGGTTGTACTTCTTTTAGCTATCTTAATTCTTCCAGATGCAACACCCTTAATTGGTGCCCTTTGTTTTGGGAATTTTGCAAAAGAATCAGGTGTTGTTGATAGACTTTCTGATACAATGCAAAATTCTTTGATAAACGTGATAACTATTTTCTTAGGATTAGGTGTTGGTTCGAAGTTAGCTTCTGAACAATTCTTAGTTGTTGAGACTATGGGAATTATGGTTATTGGATTAGTTGCTTTCTCTGCTGGGACTATGATGGGTGTTTTAATGGCTAAAGTTATGAATAAATTTAGCTCAAAAGACTCTCAAATTAATCCTTTAATTGGAGCTGCTGGAGTATCAGCTGTACCAATGGCGGCTAGAGTTGTTTCTAAAGAGGGACAGAAATATGATCCATCAAATATATTATTGATGCATGCAATGGGGCCAAATGTTGCTGGAGTTATCGGTTCTGCCGTAGCTGCTGGTGTACTTTTATCAATTTTTAAATAAATAGGAAATAAGAAAAATGTCTGAAATTAAAGACCAATTAGGCCTTGAGCAAGTACAAAGAGTTCACAGAAATAGTGATATTGATTTTTTAATTAAACATGCAGTTGAGAATGAAGGTGCTAAAGTTTCTTCAACTGGTGCTTTAATGATTGATACAGGAATATTTACAGGAAGAAGTCCAAAAGACAAGTTTTTTGTAAATCAAGATCCTT
This window harbors:
- a CDS encoding sodium ion-translocating decarboxylase subunit beta, which encodes MKKSFIISIFIVFMTMFCANAASTAASENTITKEYQAKSLSELMHSFYQTTGINALLNPKVGVLDANGNEMSLFAQSSGRIIMVLICFVLLFLAINKGFEPLLLIPIGFGGILANIPIADIAGPNGMLGIIYNMGIGNGFFPLLIFMGVGAMTDFGPLLSNPKTALLGGAAQFGIFGSLVGAVVLTQYVPGIEFTLQQSAAISIIGGADGPTSIFIANALAPELLGAIAVAAYSYMALVPVIQPPIMRAFTTLEERKIRMKTSRKVSKLEKIVFPLVVLLLAILILPDATPLIGALCFGNFAKESGVVDRLSDTMQNSLINVITIFLGLGVGSKLASEQFLVVETMGIMVIGLVAFSAGTMMGVLMAKVMNKFSSKDSQINPLIGAAGVSAVPMAARVVSKEGQKYDPSNILLMHAMGPNVAGVIGSAVAAGVLLSIFK
- a CDS encoding biotin attachment protein; amino-acid sequence: MAKKYIDVMDTTFRDGFQSVFGGRVLKKDFFPAVEAACDAGITHFEFGGGARFQSLFFYLKENAFEMMDEFREIVGPDANLQTLARGINTVMLDTGSRELVDMHAKLFAKHGTTTIRNFDALNDVNNLEYSAACIKNHGLKHEVVVTLMDLPPGCTGAHDVAFYEKTLRAILDSGIAYDSICFKDASGTSSPNKIYETIKMARKLVGIDTHIRLHTHETAGVSVSCYLAALEAGADGIDLAASPVSGGTSQPDILTMMHAVKGMNYDLGGLEIEKILKYEEVLKDQLKDYFLPPEASAVSPLIPFSPMPGGALTANTQMMRDNGTLERFPEVIKAMREVVEKGGYGTSVTPVSQFYWQQAYANVMFGPWKQIAPGYGKMVLGYFGKTPVTPDADVIKFASEKLKLEPTSRNPLDIADEDERKTLKFWENRLKEENIEINEENVFIAAACDEKGILFLKGESPLNIRKISDACEDDTECTIGENKTMKNVSGNYTVVVDGQKFNVTVAEGSADIQVTPLAVDETSHHTLSADGESIDAVVNGSVWKVLVKVGDKVEKDQTLMILEAMKMEIDINSPIAGTVGQILVATNDSVDEGQSLVVIN